The Gossypium hirsutum isolate 1008001.06 chromosome D06, Gossypium_hirsutum_v2.1, whole genome shotgun sequence genome contains the following window.
aattaattttttcaaaaaatttaaaaatttaaaaaaatataagaattagcatgagcaaagttaacaaacgttaacttttccatccattttggggttatttgacaaaaatgcaaattcaagggttaaaagaggtgaaaaattaaatggagggctaaaatgattttttataaagttggagggcaaaaaaaatcattatgcctTTCCAATACCATAAATGGTAAATCCTCTCTTTAGTccttttgatttttttccttCCGATAGAAggttggttaattattttttgggataaatatcaaaactacataaactttaattttatataattttatatatggagttttgatttgattcaattttcataaatcattgaCACCATGATCACTATAACACTATTTTCCGTTTATATGTTGCAGactcaaataaatatatttattcaatataaaattaaattaatgtatttatttatttaaatttatataattgaattaaaattaaagtttcataatAATCctttcctttttgctttttcttttattactaAAACTGAATTACAAAAAAGCTAGGGCATTTAATTAATTGTAACTTGTAAggaagaaaaaattataaaaagaagttcaaatattaaaaaaaataagaagattgAACCTTAATTCGATTGACATCGATCTTATTATCAGTATAAAAAGACGTGAGTTTAAACATACTAAAACgtgtttatctttttatttaaagattagagagattatgaataattaaaaaataatattaaatcatAATGTTTAGGCTCCATGAATTTAGGATCTTGCGATCATCTAAAAGATTCTTTTGTCATGAATAAACAAAAGAGCTATGACCAATCCTTGTTGCTTTCCCGGAAAACCTGCCCTTGTCAAATGGCAACACTGTAGCAGGTAACATGCCTATATATGacctaaaattgaaataatttattttaaatatatatatttttaacttttaatttggtcaataatttaataattgcAAATGGAAACACTACTTCAAGTAATGGGTTTAGTCTTAAACCAAACTTTATaccattaaattattaaatttattaatataaacaaaaattttCTTGTATACAATACCTTTATTATATAAATTGAGAATACTAGTATTATTAATATGAGTAAAGTTAGAATACAAATGCGATGGTTAGTGTAGGTATGAACAGAGGATGTCCAATAAACCCCAACTCAAACCCTAGTTTAGTAGTAACTTGGTGAGTTGAGCAGCTGTCACGATTTAGGCCACCAGAGAGGGATAGGTGACAATGATTGCATAACAAATCTTCTAGCATTTGTGCTACATTCCAACCACCATGTGCCATCTATCTCATACTCTAACGTGCTGCAACCTCATTTGTCCttgtcttttttatttcttttttaagatTTGTCCATGTCTCACATTACATTCTCATGTGCCTCAATCTTAGACttgtatatataaaagaataaatcACCTGTTCGGTTCTGTCTGTAATTTGGGTTATAGAATATAATGATTCCTGACTTTATCACAATAATATAGGAAGTGCAAGCTTTTTACCCAAATTCATTAGGAAATGAGACTTTATAGTTACATCAATACGAGTTAAGTTTAATAAAAAACTTAAACAAGGACGTTATTAAGTTTGATCTACATTTTTTAGATTTATGTATTTTaggatatttaaatattaaaaaatatttgatgcAAAATTAGGGCTGGTTCTTAAACTTGACAGAAAAcacttaataaattaatttctttctCTTAATCTTTTCCCTTAATTACATAAACCTTAAATGATGGAGGCTAatctttaatatgttttgtatgtgTAATCCTAATAAGTAGACGAAGAATCAATTTATAACGATCAATTTTTAATCCAGTATGTCCATCAAATAACTGATTAGTAAATGGATAGAATTTAACTTCTATTCAAAATAAAACTCTTATCTCTTTTAAAGTGAGCCACATTATTTTAGACTACATAATTGAACTAAAATCTTACACTTACTATATCAAATTAGAAGAAATTAAAGTTAAGAATAAACCCAGATTTTAGTCCCTAGAAAACAATgttataaagtataaaaaaaaaaatctttcagCTAATTTCTATCCTCCCTTTGGCATTAATGGTAGCTTAGGAAGCCATTGCAATACACTTGAAACTTTGAAGATGCAATTTTGTCTTAATTAACATCTTTCCTCTGTGCATCCAAAAGAATCCTAAACACACACTCCATGGCTAGCATCTATTATATGCATCTATGTATGCAAAATCCAGTCTTATATCACTGTTTTAATCACAGTGTACGTATTTACAAATTATGTGTAGGGTAGGCTGTGGGTAGAACTTGCATTTTACATCCTTCATCATCAATTTTAACGTTGCTACAATGGTTGAAACTGTCACCTTGCCATGTCCAAACTATGTCTTTCAATGCGGGCCTAATTTCTTCCTCGCAAAACTTGGCATACTCTAAGGTATCCCCGGCCGACTTGGAGAATTCAACCACTGCAACCTCCGGCGCCACCTCGAACACCTCCGCCGTCACCGAAAGTCTCCCTTTCCTTCCCTCAGACGGTCCTTGTAATCTCAACTTGAAGTCCTTTACTTTCCCCACCTTAAAGTTCAACCCCTTGGCAACACCTTGGATTTTAGCTATGATATCACTAGCTGAACACCTAGACGTGAACATAGTCCCGGATTTCCTCTCCTTCTCGAACAAACTCGACAAATCGAATCCTGACGACATGGACGAAATGAACTCGAACGCGTTGAAGAATTTCGGAGACGGTAGCTTGTCATCCTCTACGTGATCCAGCACCGGTTCTTCGATCGAAAATGAGAGAGGATGTTTGAACCCTTTTAGAAACCAAGGAACACGCATTATATCCGGGATCGTGATCCTCTGTTCGGGGTCAGCCACTAAATGTTTCGAGATCAAACGCTTGGATTCGGTCGAAAACCATGGTGGAAACTGAAATTCAGCTTTGAAAACTTTCCTATACATGTTCATAACATTCTCTTCTTGAAATGGCAAAAAACCAGCGAGAAGAACATACAAGATAACCCCACAAGACCAGATATCAGCTTTGGGTCCATCATAGCCTCTTTTTTTCAGTACCTCTGGGGCAACATAAGCTGGCGTGCCACACTGCGTATGGAGGAGCCCATCATTGCGGACCTGCTCGGGCAAAGCCGATAACCCAAAATCAGAGACCTTAAGGTCTTCGTTTTCGTCTAAAAGGAGGTTCTCAGGCTTCAAATCACGGTGCGAGACGCCTCTGCTATGGCAGAAATCAACGGCGCTTATCAGCTGTTGAAAGTACTTACGAGCAACATTTTCTTTGAGCTTGCCTTTGTACACTTTGGCAAACAGTTCGCCCCCACGGACGTGCTCCATAACGAAGAAGATCTTGGTCTTGGTCGCCATTACTTCTTTGAGCTCCACAATGTTTGGGTGACGAACAAGGCGCAGCACCGAGATTTCCCTCTTGATTTGCTCCATCATGCCTTGTTTCTTCACCTGGTCTTTACTGACGACTTTAATGGCCACGTTTTCGCCGGTTGTTAAGTCTTTGCAATGGTAAACCTTGGCGAAAGTGCCTTTCCCTAACAGTCTCCCCATCTCGTATTTCCCAAACAAAATATGGGTTTCCTCCATGGCAATGAAAAAAGGTGATGTTTTTGGCAGTGGTGTGGTGCTAGCTACTGAAATCTGTTTTGGGGGTTATGTAAGGGAATCCAGGAAAGGATAGCGGAAATGTAGATATTGAAGGGTTCCATTAGATGAGATGATTACTGAGAGAAGAAGCCATTGAAGAGTAGTGGGTATTAGTATTATGAGAGACTTGGAGCTGCCGCAAGCAAaaaatgaaaatctcacgaaaatgcTCCCATAATGATGATTGGAATAAATAGAAAGACGCGTTAAATGATGGGGGTTTTCAAATAATCAGCTTTACGTTTCTTGTATCTTTTCTTTTGGGTGACACTAACCCTTCTTTTCATGACAATATCATATATTCAATTTctgtatttttaattaaaattgtaatctacttaaacttattttttttattaagttagatttaaataaaataaaaacaaaaataaatgttatatttagtcatattatCATAATGTCTCCCCAATTTGCTATACTTATACAACTAAACACAAAATACTTCattaattaaattcttgaaaatactaaaatttatcaCATCTTTTTCTTCAAATACAAATTTAAGCTTAaacaataatttcaaatatataaaaatagatatTCAGTTTgaatatcaatatattttttataagaaatatcaatattttttattcttatccAGTAACAAGTTCAAATATctaaatatttaaactaaaattaaaatgaatttaagtaatttatattaTGTGATTGATATTCGTTCACTAAAAATCAACATTGAACAACAAATCTACTATTCAAATATGTATGATAATAGATCAAATGAtgttgaatatttaaatttttattatacatttaatgatggtatgtatttatataaataaaagcaTATATTGTCTTGTTTTAGCTAAAATTATTGTTATAGTCTCTCTAGTatgcttaaatttgagatttaatttctatattttaatttgatataatttgatcactctacttttataatattattggtTAGTCAGACTAATTAATACCCTTAGGTGACGTTTGGTTTGCTGTATTGGATtaaaggtgtattggattagaggtgtatgcaaatcaactgtttggttgaatgtaatggaatagaggcgtaatagtaatcttgtgtttggttgaatggaatagaggtgtaatagcataatgaaaaaaactaaaatgactagaatacccttagcataaatttgttttggtaaatgattattgttattgttatttaaattttaataagattattattatcaataataaataatttaatcatatttaaacataattattattaaatatattttaattaaaatatataatttaataaaattcttaataattagcagttggtaaattattattattattgttatttaaattttaataagattattaatatcaataataaataatttaatcatatttaaacataattattattaaatatattataattaaaatatataatttaataaaattcttaataattaatattcttatatgaatttactcaaatcataatatatgatactgtaaaatataaattaacataattattattaaatatattataattaaaatatataatttaataaaattcttaataattaatattcttatataaatttactcaaatcataatatatgatactgtaaaatataaattaacataattattattaaatatattataattaaaatatataatttaataaaattcttaataattaatattcttatatgaatttactcaaatcataatatatgatactgtaaaatataaattaacataattattattaaatatattataattaaaatatataattatggagcaaaattcttaataattaatattcttatatgaatttactcaaatcataatatatgatactataaatgaaattttgaaataattaatattaaatatattttaattaaaatatatgatttaataaaatttaaaataattataactaataaattatattttatgaatttgtataatttaaaaaaataattattacatataatttaataataatatataatttcataaaattcttgataataaattttcttatatgaatttataaaatttaaaataattaatattaaatataatttaatagtgatatataatttcataaaattcttaataataaaatgttcttatatgaatttactaaaatcaatatataacttgagaattatattctgcataaacataattaacttatattaagaaaaggttagatgaaaatgaaattgtacatcataatccatatgttatataattttacaacatcaaaaagtttgaacattgatatttaatggtgagaaagaaatcttctgacccattccaatcgggcaacagaaggtaaactaaagaaaacgatcatttgagttggatgatcgggaattttactcaaagcatcataccgctgatcgtcggttaaaccttcaattgaccataaggctgaatataaatttgaagctttctcttccatcttttgatgttcttctgacttctgctgaactaccacctcggaggcaatactcttactgatttgatcgccaacggcctggattttttcccccaacaaagtggcagcctcatcaaatgaagaaAACACATTATCACAAGCAttagatttcttctttctcttgtttgaagatgaggaacccccttggtctctatctcctcgcggatccgtaccagaaacatccatgtcgtctaaagagacgtcagcttcgcagtcatagaatgtgtttctctcttcattcatatctgtagtacgtacatcctcagcatgtatttcttcaagaacatcagcaactgtttgagcgtctttcccagtcgctcgatctcttgcgtatatggccgtaagctggttgtagtaagggaaagaacgatgtctgaactgagcggcttctttgtgactctaaaaaaaatgaggaaatcatattagttataagttttgtaaaaaaacaaataaatacttgaaatacattttacctttacataggattcccaaactgcatcttcagcaacaacgagttGCCTAtactcgtcccaaccaaaaccgctgttgttttggccattaagcatgtcatagacgactgaccattccctttttaggcacttaatccgagattcaatatttggtttcaccttcaacattgctcttagtaaagccttttctagcattttctctagctcgttcaaataaccggctttgaacccggtatcagcattaaatgt
Protein-coding sequences here:
- the LOC107901626 gene encoding CBL-interacting serine/threonine-protein kinase 25; this translates as MEETHILFGKYEMGRLLGKGTFAKVYHCKDLTTGENVAIKVVSKDQVKKQGMMEQIKREISVLRLVRHPNIVELKEVMATKTKIFFVMEHVRGGELFAKVYKGKLKENVARKYFQQLISAVDFCHSRGVSHRDLKPENLLLDENEDLKVSDFGLSALPEQVRNDGLLHTQCGTPAYVAPEVLKKRGYDGPKADIWSCGVILYVLLAGFLPFQEENVMNMYRKVFKAEFQFPPWFSTESKRLISKHLVADPEQRITIPDIMRVPWFLKGFKHPLSFSIEEPVLDHVEDDKLPSPKFFNAFEFISSMSSGFDLSSLFEKERKSGTMFTSRCSASDIIAKIQGVAKGLNFKVGKVKDFKLRLQGPSEGRKGRLSVTAEVFEVAPEVAVVEFSKSAGDTLEYAKFCEEEIRPALKDIVWTWQGDSFNHCSNVKIDDEGCKMQVLPTAYPTHNL